A DNA window from Candidatus Zixiibacteriota bacterium contains the following coding sequences:
- a CDS encoding site-specific DNA-methyltransferase produces MMHPETPSIQLHPQDCLIGMREMSPRSVDIVVTSPPYNIGVKYRRYDDSIPRQKYLQWMAEWGKEIKRVLKETGSLFLNVGSKPTSPELPFQVLNALLPEFRLQNTIHWVKSIYIESESYGRKFDINVGHYKPINSPRFLNDAHEYIFHLTKTGDIRLDRLALGVPYKDKSNIARWKNGDRKVRCRGNCWFIPYETIQSRNNDRPHPASFPVQLAENCIRLHGTKKDLLVLDPFAGIGNTALACQKLKVNFIGFEIDPYYLKTAAKRLKAAADKPLDKR; encoded by the coding sequence ATGATGCACCCGGAAACCCCCTCTATTCAGCTTCACCCACAGGACTGCCTCATCGGCATGCGGGAGATGTCCCCCCGGTCGGTCGATATTGTTGTAACTTCTCCCCCCTATAATATCGGAGTCAAATACCGCCGGTATGACGATTCCATCCCGCGGCAAAAGTACCTTCAGTGGATGGCCGAATGGGGTAAAGAAATAAAGCGGGTCCTCAAAGAAACCGGCTCTCTTTTCCTGAATGTCGGCTCCAAGCCGACCTCGCCGGAACTCCCTTTCCAGGTCTTGAATGCGCTTCTCCCCGAATTCAGACTGCAGAACACTATTCACTGGGTCAAATCAATCTATATCGAATCGGAGAGTTACGGCAGGAAGTTCGATATCAACGTGGGGCACTACAAGCCGATCAACAGCCCCCGTTTCCTCAATGACGCTCATGAATATATTTTTCATCTGACCAAAACCGGAGACATCAGACTGGACCGGCTGGCGCTCGGGGTTCCGTATAAAGATAAATCCAATATCGCTCGCTGGAAAAACGGCGACAGAAAGGTCCGTTGCCGCGGCAACTGCTGGTTCATCCCGTATGAAACCATCCAGAGCCGTAACAATGACCGTCCTCACCCGGCATCATTTCCCGTGCAACTGGCGGAGAACTGTATTCGTCTCCACGGAACCAAGAAAGACCTTCTCGTGCTCGACCCTTTCGCCGGAATCGGCAATACCGCTCTTGCCTGCCAAAAATTGAAGGTCAATTTCATCGGGTTTGAAATTGACCCGTATTATCTAAAGACAGCTGCGAAAAGGTTAAAGGCGGCAGCCGACAAACCGCTTGACAAAAGATAA